From a region of the Chitinophagales bacterium genome:
- a CDS encoding NADH-quinone oxidoreductase subunit K, with product MEFLLSILVGLLFAAAVYMLLHRDFVKLIIGIVLMGNATAMFIFVAGRVVRDKAAFINENGLLPNTEFADPVPQALILTALVIGFGIQAFALVLFKKVYDMPDIDQIDDLKR from the coding sequence ATGGAATTTCTATTGTCCATATTGGTGGGATTGTTATTTGCAGCGGCTGTGTATATGCTCTTGCATCGAGATTTTGTGAAATTGATTATTGGCATTGTGCTCATGGGCAATGCTACGGCCATGTTCATTTTTGTGGCAGGGCGCGTGGTAAGGGACAAAGCGGCTTTTATCAATGAAAACGGTTTATTGCCCAATACCGAATTTGCAGATCCCGTTCCTCAGGCATTGATTTTAACGGCCTTGGTGATTGGTTTCGGCATTCAGGCATTTGCGCTCGTGCTTTTCAAAAAAGTATATGACATGCCGGATATTGACCAAATAGATGACTTGAAAAGATAA